The Thunnus maccoyii chromosome 15, fThuMac1.1, whole genome shotgun sequence DNA segment ACTGACACTCTCTATGTAATACATTGTTTTGCCAATTCTCAAGACCATCTTTCACTCCTCAGAGTCTTGAACTGAAACCctcaaaatttgaatttaaaaggACCTAATAATCAGGCATCTGTGAGATCACAATAGGACTCTAAATTAATGCTTTATCGAAGGCAGGGGCATGTTAACATATGGCTGTgcactcagttgccagtttattaggcaCATCAGCTAAAAGGTCAActttattgcagggctgttgatAATGATGGTCATCTAGAGCTGAGGTTGAATATACTTAACCAAAgaattgtaatttaaaatgtaaatctcTTCATGTGGTATGAGACATAATGGTTCTTGTCACTTTGTTTAAagtgatttgattggctgtagttCCTGTTGCTGCTTGCTTTTGATTCGCTGAAGGCCTCttgattgtttttgttactCTAATGGTGGAACATGACTGTTTAATCACTATCAGATGTGTTACCAGGATGTTGCCTATATAACATACCAGTGTCTGTGTCCTATTCTTGTTGATCTTGAAGAGGGCCTGCAAGCCAAAATGTTGTCTaaatgagagagaaatgcaTACAGAGCATACATGCATACAGAGTTTGTGACTTTTCCAttgtataatttttttaatgaccTAAAACTATTCCTTGCAACATTTACAATGTTGGAAATATAATGAAAACACTCTATAACACAGGCTCTAACttgttttgattatttctaTCTGGTAATGAATTGCATGGCATTAACTGACCTTTAACCTGCCTGCAGGTATCGCTGACCTCCAAAGATCCTCTTCAACAGAGTTCATGGAGTCAGAGGGGACTGAATCCCCACCGTCGGGCTCGGGCCCAGCTGAATCTTTTAGCTCTATTCGGGAGCGCACCATCGCAGAGAACAGCatggtggtgctgctgcaggGCCTGCAGGGGGAGGTGACCACGGTGGACCTGAAGAACGAGAGCACGGCGAGGGGCCGTGTGGTCAACGTGGACGCCTTCATGAACATACGTCTGGCGGAGGTGCTGTACCGCGACCGGCGGGGGCAGCTCACCCAGCTACAGGACCTGTTCATCACCGGTAGGAATGTCCGCTACGTTCACATTCCAGACCACATGGACATAATGAAGACTATACAGGGCCAGCTGGCCAAGATCCACCGGGTCCGCAACTTTGCCAGCGAAGGGGGCGGCAGGAAAGAGTATGCCAGGAAGACAAAATAACTTTTTGTTCTTTAGAAGGATACAAAACTCTGTTGGGTTGAACTTAAATGTTTAGACCAGTCCAAAAATACTTGCTGAATGTGTTGAGGTTACGGAGCGTTTATCGGACAAGGCAAACGATTTGAAGACATCATTAGGAAATTGTAGTAGGAATTTTTCtgtattctgacattttatagaacaaatGATAAATTAATCAGTCAGGAAAATAATagtcagattaattgataatgaaa contains these protein-coding regions:
- the lsm10 gene encoding U7 snRNA-associated Sm-like protein LSm10, whose product is MESEGTESPPSGSGPAESFSSIRERTIAENSMVVLLQGLQGEVTTVDLKNESTARGRVVNVDAFMNIRLAEVLYRDRRGQLTQLQDLFITGRNVRYVHIPDHMDIMKTIQGQLAKIHRVRNFASEGGGRKEYARKTK